In one window of Candidatus Rokuibacteriota bacterium DNA:
- a CDS encoding Fpg/Nei family DNA glycosylase: protein MAELPELEVYAEALRPLLTGWSVSAVEVHHRRVLRREAPERFAAKLAGQQIKDVVRRGKTLAILLGGGDRLDVHLMLGGEIYYFASGTRGRVPQPTLTLSFDSGAALVFSDAHFDPMRPSDPKMWVGVNKKERIGLDPLDPAFTLEALAALCTRNKIVPVKALLCDQRWIGGLGNAYADEILWEARIRPRRAASLMSTEEVTRLHGAIGTVLAAAIGHLRGLTKDGLAGEPRREFFKVHRRGGKPCPRCGGKVAAEEFRERPTNWCPACQR, encoded by the coding sequence GTGGCCGAGCTTCCTGAGCTCGAGGTCTACGCCGAGGCGCTTCGCCCGCTGCTGACGGGCTGGAGTGTCAGCGCTGTCGAGGTGCACCACCGCCGGGTGCTCAGGCGCGAGGCTCCGGAGCGCTTCGCCGCAAAGCTGGCCGGCCAGCAGATCAAGGACGTCGTGCGCCGGGGGAAGACCCTCGCCATCCTCCTCGGCGGGGGAGACCGGCTCGACGTTCACCTGATGCTCGGAGGCGAGATCTACTACTTCGCGTCCGGGACGCGGGGGAGGGTGCCTCAGCCGACCCTCACCCTCAGCTTCGACAGCGGCGCCGCCCTCGTCTTCTCGGACGCGCACTTCGACCCGATGCGCCCTTCCGATCCCAAGATGTGGGTCGGGGTGAACAAGAAGGAGCGGATCGGCCTCGACCCCCTGGATCCCGCGTTCACGCTCGAAGCGCTCGCGGCGCTGTGCACGCGGAACAAGATCGTGCCGGTGAAGGCCCTCCTCTGCGACCAGCGATGGATCGGAGGGCTCGGCAACGCCTACGCCGACGAGATCCTCTGGGAAGCGCGGATCCGACCCCGGCGCGCCGCATCGCTCATGAGCACCGAGGAGGTCACGCGGCTCCACGGGGCGATCGGCACCGTCCTGGCGGCGGCGATCGGGCACCTGCGCGGGCTCACGAAGGACGGGCTGGCGGGAGAGCCCCGGCGTGAGTTCTTCAAGGTGCACCGCCGCGGCGGGAAGCCCTGTCCCCGCTGCGGCGGGAAGGTCGCGGCGGAGGAGTTCAGGGAGCGGCCGACCAACTGGTGCCCTGCCTGCCAGCGATGA
- a CDS encoding ribbon-helix-helix protein, CopG family, with the protein MRSRATMTISLPPEMIREVERVRKSEHRTRSELIREALRVYFNRVRALPVYTPTRRELREIAKGRAEMASGEYLTLDELFRDLGRRRSKARAQGHRPRS; encoded by the coding sequence ATGCGCAGCCGGGCCACCATGACCATCTCACTGCCGCCGGAGATGATCCGGGAAGTCGAGCGGGTCCGCAAAAGCGAGCACCGCACGCGCTCGGAGCTCATCCGCGAGGCGCTCCGCGTCTACTTCAACCGCGTGCGCGCGCTCCCCGTCTACACCCCGACGCGCCGGGAGCTCCGTGAAATCGCGAAAGGTCGAGCTGAAATGGCGAGCGGAGAGTACCTGACCCTCGATGAGCTCTTCCGAGACCTGGGTCGTCGTCGCTCGAAAGCGCGCGCGCAAGGTCATCGCCCGCGCTCCTAG